The DNA sequence GGGCCGGACGACGGGGCGGCCGCCGCCGGCGGCGCGGCGGCGAACCCGCCGAGGCCCGCTCCGGCGGCCACGGTTCCCTGTAGGAAGACTCTTCGCTTCCAGCCTTCAGCCATGATGCGTCCCTTGCTCGTTCCTCACCGACGATGCTTGAAACGTTTCATTCGCGCTCTTCAGTGATCCTAGGGACGCCGGAAGAGGCGCTACAAGGGGTGTGACGGCGGGGATGTCGAGGACACGCCGACCGGATCGGCGTGTATTGCGCTCGCGTTGTCGGTGTGAGGTTGCACAATGATCTTAAAAGGAGATCAACTCCGGCGCCGCGCTGGGTAGACGGTCTCATGTCCCGGCCCCGGAAAGGTCCCGCTCATGCTCTCGACCGTCAACCGCACGAAGGCCCTCGCCGTCCTGCCGACCGTACGCCGTGGAGGACCGGCGACGGCCGGGCTCCGGGAGGGCCGCTCCCGGTCGCGCACCCCGGCCGACACCACCCACGCCGACGTGCTGCGCATCATCGCCGACCCCCGCAGCCCCACGTACGTCACCGTGTACGCGGGCGGCCGCCGCAGATACAGCTACTGGCGTCCGCTCGACTCCGCCACCGGTACCGGCGGCTGCTACGCGGCCCTGCCCACCGCCGCGTGCGACGAGCTGCACGCGGCCGGACGGATCACGCTGGGCGAGCCGGTCGTGGACCCGAACCGGACGACGTACCGCGTCCGTCCCGCCGCTCGCGCCCAGACGGTCACGCGCGCGCCCTCGGTCGCGTGCCCTCCGGCCGAGCCGGTGCGCCCCGTGCGGCAGCGGGCGCGCGTGGCCTGACCGGGTCCGTACCCTGCTCCTGGATGCGGGCCGGAGCCTCTCGCGAGCGCGGCGACACATTCGGCCCTGTGCCTCTCCTCCCACAGGGCCTTGTCGGTGAGGGGGCAGGTGACCGGCGCAGACAGCGAAGGATTTCGGGCTATCGGCAGGGCATCGAAAAAGCCCCTCCGAAGCGACCGCCTCCCTGCTGTTGTCATGCCCCTGAAAGGTCTCCGGCCTGGGGGCGTGCTCCCGCTCCGGGATCGGCGGGACGGTCGGGGTGCGCAACACCGAGTGGGACGGAACCGTGGCACCGGGCGGTTCGGCCTCCTTCGAGTTCACCGCCACCGACAGCTCCTCGGCGGCACCGCACACGCTCACCTGTGCCCGCCCCTGAACCGCCGGCCGGCCGTCCGCGCCCCGGCCCGGGGCGCGGACGGCCACGGCTCGGCCCGGTCAGGCGATGGACGCCGAAACGATCGCGGACACCGCGAGGTTGCAGGACGCGGTCACCCAGACCGCCGGGTGCGGTGCGGGATCGACCAGCGTGGCACCCAGGCGGCCCGGCGTGATGAGGTCCACCACCAGGAACGCCACGGCCATCATCACCAGCCCCAGCACGCCGAACGCCGCGGTGGACACCAGCCCCTTGCCGAAGTCCTGGTACGTCGTCCAGATCGACGTGAACACGATGCCGCCGATGCCGAGCAGCGAGGAGCTGAGCACCACGGCGGCGTTGCGGTTGCGCTCCTGCCAGATCTGCCGGCCGAGCTTCCCCGGCGTCAGCACGTCGACCAGCACGATGCCGAGAACCAGCAGGACCAGCCCGAGTGCGCCGTAGGCGGTGGCCCGGCCCAGTCCGTTGACGATGTCGCTCATGAGGTTGCCGGCTCCGTAGCGTGAGAGATCGTGAATGATCGCGGTCAAGGGCGAGCAAAATGTAGCGCACCCGTTCGGCCCCCTGACCTGGCGCCCCGCCGTCCGGCACGGTTCCCGGCCGGCAACTCGGCCGTGAGCGGCGGCAGATGGGTCCCGCCGCGGACGACGAGTCATGCCGCCGCCCATCCGGGGCATCAGCAGTCCATGAGGCGTCAGCGGGGCGCCGGCGGCGACCGGCCGCCGGTACGCCGTGACGGCACGCGAAGGAGAAGCAGCCATGAGCAGGGGCAGCCGCACGCTCACCGTCCTGTACGCCGCCGTCGCCCTCTGGCTCTCCTTCTGCACCGTACGCACCTGGGGCACGGTCCCCGTCTGGAGCAGCCTCGCCATGGTGGTTGCCGCCCTCGCCCCCGTCGTGGGTGTCGTCCGCGAGACCGTCATCGCCGACGAACGGCGTGCCGTCGCCGTCCTGCGCGAACGGGAGGGCCGCCGGGCGGCGTGGCGGGACGCGGCGGCCGCGGCGCTCGCCCAGGCCGAGGTGGAGGCCGCCTGCTGCGAACGCTGGTGGACGTCGTGCGCGACCGAGCACGACGCCGGCTGCGCGCACCGGAGGTCCTGGGGCAGCAGCACGGCGTGACCTCACTCGGGCCGCCGTACGGAAGGGACACCCGGGCCTGCGGGACGGCGCGGGCCACGAGGTGAGCGCGCCGCCGCCCCGGACCGTCGGGTCCGGGGCGGCGGGGTCACCGTCTCGTGGTCCGGCCCGTCACCGGCGGGCCGCGGTGGAGGCGTACCAGGGGTAGGCGGGTACGTCCGGTCCCCAGGTCCCGGGCCGGCCGTCGGCCTTCCTGGTCACGAAGACGGTCGGCTCGGACGCGGTCACGCCGCCGCCGGCCGACCGGGCCGTGACGAACCACGCGTGGGCCGTTCCGGGCGTGAGCCGGTTCCAGGTCACCGAGGCGGTCTCACCGGAGCCGGCCTTGTCCCTGCCGATGACGCGCACGGGGTTGTACAGCGCCAGCGAGTCCGTCCTGAAGGACGTGGTGCGGGTGGTGAGGTCCACCGGCAGCACCATGTTGTCCTCGGTGCCGTCGTAGCGGTGGTCCGCGTCGTACTCGGTGGCGCCGAACTCGTCCAGCAGCGGCGAGTAGGTGTCCACGGTCAGCTCGGCGCGGTCGACGTCGAACTGGAGCATCCGGAAGAAGCTCGCGCCGAACCGCAGCTGCTCGTCGGGCCGGTAGCCGCCGATCCCGGTGAGTCCGAGCCGGTCGGCGGAGACCGTGTAGAACTGGTAGTCCGCGAGGAGTTCGACGACGCCGTGGGCGACCTCGCCGACCTTCGGCTTCACATTGGTGCCCACCCCGTGCTCGTGACCGGCGAGGATCAGGAACACGTTCGGGTTCTCCTGGACCACCGTCCTGTACAGCATCGACCCGTCGGGCGCCGCGAACGGGGCGCCGCGTCCGTCGGGGCTGCCGCTCGGGGCGAGGTAGTCGTGCGACAGCAGGATGCCGTTGCGGTCCGGGTAGCGCTCGAACACGGAGTCCGCCCAGGCCGCCTCCTCCTTCGTGACGCCGTACGACAGCCCGACCACCACGAAGTCGACCCCGCCGGCGGAGAACAGGTCGTAGTGGTTCTGGTTGTCGCCCTCCCGCCACGGGCCGCCGTACTCGGCGTGCCGCCAGCCCTTGGACAGCGCCTGGTAGCGGTCGGGCCCGTAGTACCGGTTGTAGAGGGAGCCCGGGCCGGTGTCGGTACCCGACCGGTTGTCGTGGTTGCCCGCGATCACCCCGTTGGGGACACCGGCGTCGTCGAGGATCCGCTGCTGCTTCGAGGACACCTCCATCTCGCCCACGACCTGCCGCTCGGTGGCCTCGTCGGCGGGCTTGCGGATGTTGTTCTCGATGATGTCGCCGGTGTGGGCGACATAGGCGATCTTCCGCTCGTCCTTGTTGGCGGCGATCCAGCGCGTCACATCCCCGTACGCCTTCTCCCACACCGCGCGCTCCGCGGCCGTCTCTTGCTCCACCGCGCCCTCGGAGAGGTACTGGGTGTCGGTGAAGTGGACGAGGGAGAAGTCGTATGCGCCGGGGTCGGCGAACCGGTCGGGGTCACCGGCGTCGATGTCGTCGGCGAACGGGTCCTCGCCCGTCACCATCACGTGCACCTGCTGCCCGTCGACGTACGCGCGGTCGACGACGGCCGTCAGGACGGTGTCGCCGTCGGCGGCGCCCCGGGCGCTGGTCAGGACGTCCCAGCGGGCGGCGGCGGTGTTCCACACGCGCAGCGAGACGAGCCGTTCGGGGTCGACGACGCCCTCCCAGCGCAGTACCGGCGCGTCGGCGTGCCCCCGCACCCGGACGTCGAACCGCTGGTAGGTGACGTCCCGCGCGGTGGGTGCGTCCAGGGTCCTGCCGTCGCCGGGGGTGAGGCCGGTGGCCTTCACCCCGCGCTCGCCCGGCACGCGCAGCGTCGTGGGTACGGAGGCGGCGGTGCCCTCGTACACCTGCCGCGGCGTGAGGATCTCGGCCTCGGAGAACGTGGCGCTCACCGTGCCCCCGTCGGGCTCCGCCACCTCGGCCGACAGCCGCACGCTGCGGCCCACGTCGGTCGTGCCCGCCTCCGGGCTGAGCGCGGACGGAGTGTCCGGGACGCCGGCCGAGGTGAACGTCACCTCACGGGTACCGGAGTTGCCGAGTCCGTCGGTGCCGGACACCGACAGGGTGTGCTCGCCCGCGGACAGACCCGGGCCGATGTCCGTGCCGACCTCGACCGGTCTGCCGTCGAGCTTCACCTCCGGGCCGTCCACCACACCGGAGGCGTCGTCCAGCCGTACGTCCAGCGCGACCGACGCGGTGATCCGCTGTCCGGCGGCCGGGACACTGGCCGCGATCCGGGGGGCGGAGTTGTCGGTGACCAGCAGGCGGGTGGCCTTCCCGCCGGACCGGGACACCGCGGCCAGGGTGTGCCCGCCGTCGTCGATGCGCCCGGTGTCCAGGTCGGCGCGCAGCCCCTGGGCCGGGCCCTCGACGTAGAACTCGAGGTCGATCTCGGTGAGCGGGTTGACGTTGTCGCCGCAGTTCCCGTCGCCCAGGCTGTACGCGCCCTTGATCATCCGTCCGGTGGCGGTGCCGCGCGCCGGGGTGAGGGTGATGCCGGAGACGGCGAAGTCGTCACGGTTGGCCCCGCAGGACGTCGTGAACGTGCCCGCGACGAAGTCGACGGTGTTCCAGCCGGGTTCGAGCCATTCGTTGGGGAAGGACAGGTCGACGTGCCGGCTCGCGACGTCGCTCTCCAGTACCTGCTTGCGGCCGTTGACCAGGACGTGGTTGCCGTAGCGGGCCTCGATCGAGTTGCCGCCCACGGTGAAGCCGAGGGTGGCGCTGCCGGAGCCGAGGGTGTCGGCCACGGGCACGGCCGGCGCGTCGATCGTGTAGTGCAGCTCGATCTCCCGCAGGCGTGTGTCACTGCTGCCGCAGGAACCGTCGCCCAGGGCGTAGGAGTCCTCGATGTCCCGCCCGGTGACGGTGCCGCCGTCGAGGGCGAGGCCGAGGCCAAAGATGTCGAAGTCGTCGAGGTTGTCGCCGCAGCTGTCCCGGTAGGCGCCGGCGACCACTTCGACGGTGTTGTCGCCCGGCACGAGATGACGGGCCGGGATCGCGATCTCGGCCCGCTGGCTCACCCAGGTGCCGCCCAGGTCGATCCGCTTGCCGTTGACGAGCAGGTGGTTGTCGTACCGGTCGTCGATCGAGTTGGCCCCGACGTCGAAGGAGAAGGTGGCCGCGCCGCTGCCGAGGTGCGCCCGGGTGACGGGTGCCGCGCCGTCCACGGTCAGCGACGTGACGCCGCCGTCGGCGCCCGCCGGGAGGCTCGCGGACACCGTCTGCCGGCCGGACACCACG is a window from the Streptomyces capillispiralis genome containing:
- a CDS encoding cellulose binding domain-containing protein, with translation MGGTVGVRNTEWDGTVAPGGSASFEFTATDSSSAAPHTLTCARP
- a CDS encoding DUF350 domain-containing protein encodes the protein MSDIVNGLGRATAYGALGLVLLVLGIVLVDVLTPGKLGRQIWQERNRNAAVVLSSSLLGIGGIVFTSIWTTYQDFGKGLVSTAAFGVLGLVMMAVAFLVVDLITPGRLGATLVDPAPHPAVWVTASCNLAVSAIVSASIA
- a CDS encoding metallophosphoesterase; its protein translation is MRPTQRRRRPGGGSGARRLLGVALTALLLVSGNVTAARAEAGPGQPARPGAPAAESSLPSLVPRDGAYLEGTEPVAATPTLAGDSVTELAVDGKAVDAERTTGVSRLGFDVGSNSTEARYGNHVVVNGEFRADIGDLANKRGTLDIPNRHLVKGENTVEIVAGAVESSCGTNHDDFVLSDIRLELLGESADGEENEYTYSFGDGSCGTNPALLTKATLTFFVLRDPQGTTGLRADLDTTRLGNGTHVLSATTASGKTVENTVTVNNAPAGAPRLLPEDGTVVSGRQTVSASLPAGADGGVTSLTVDGAAPVTRAHLGSGAATFSFDVGANSIDDRYDNHLLVNGKRIDLGGTWVSQRAEIAIPARHLVPGDNTVEVVAGAYRDSCGDNLDDFDIFGLGLALDGGTVTGRDIEDSYALGDGSCGSSDTRLREIELHYTIDAPAVPVADTLGSGSATLGFTVGGNSIEARYGNHVLVNGRKQVLESDVASRHVDLSFPNEWLEPGWNTVDFVAGTFTTSCGANRDDFAVSGITLTPARGTATGRMIKGAYSLGDGNCGDNVNPLTEIDLEFYVEGPAQGLRADLDTGRIDDGGHTLAAVSRSGGKATRLLVTDNSAPRIAASVPAAGQRITASVALDVRLDDASGVVDGPEVKLDGRPVEVGTDIGPGLSAGEHTLSVSGTDGLGNSGTREVTFTSAGVPDTPSALSPEAGTTDVGRSVRLSAEVAEPDGGTVSATFSEAEILTPRQVYEGTAASVPTTLRVPGERGVKATGLTPGDGRTLDAPTARDVTYQRFDVRVRGHADAPVLRWEGVVDPERLVSLRVWNTAAARWDVLTSARGAADGDTVLTAVVDRAYVDGQQVHVMVTGEDPFADDIDAGDPDRFADPGAYDFSLVHFTDTQYLSEGAVEQETAAERAVWEKAYGDVTRWIAANKDERKIAYVAHTGDIIENNIRKPADEATERQVVGEMEVSSKQQRILDDAGVPNGVIAGNHDNRSGTDTGPGSLYNRYYGPDRYQALSKGWRHAEYGGPWREGDNQNHYDLFSAGGVDFVVVGLSYGVTKEEAAWADSVFERYPDRNGILLSHDYLAPSGSPDGRGAPFAAPDGSMLYRTVVQENPNVFLILAGHEHGVGTNVKPKVGEVAHGVVELLADYQFYTVSADRLGLTGIGGYRPDEQLRFGASFFRMLQFDVDRAELTVDTYSPLLDEFGATEYDADHRYDGTEDNMVLPVDLTTRTTSFRTDSLALYNPVRVIGRDKAGSGETASVTWNRLTPGTAHAWFVTARSAGGGVTASEPTVFVTRKADGRPGTWGPDVPAYPWYASTAARR